A region of Plantactinospora sp. BC1 DNA encodes the following proteins:
- the metH gene encoding methionine synthase, translated as MGTASSGTETRAARTRALRELLAERIVVLDGAWGTMLQGAQLTPADYRGDLLADHPQDVTGNPDLLNLTRPDVILDVHRRYLAAGADITSTNTFTATSIAQADYGLQALVPEMNLRGAQLARQAADEAGGRFVAGSVGPLNVTLSLSPRVDDPAFRTVTFDRVRETYAEQIRALAEGGVDILLIETIFDTLNAKAAIAAAREVAPDLPLWISVTIVDLSGRTLSGQTVEAFWSSIAHAEPLVVGVNCALGATEARPHVADLARLADTYVACHPNAGLPNAFGGYDEQPEETGRLLREFADAGMVNIVGGCCGTGPEHIARIAEAVAGRAPRPVPAVPAATRFSGLEPFTIGPDTGFVMIGERTNVTGSARFRRLIEADDYQAAVDVALEQVRGGANILDVNMDADLLDSERAMTTFLNLIATEPEVARIPIMIDSSRWSVLEAGLKCVQGKGIVNSISLKEGEETFLEQARRIRDYGAGVVVMAFDELGQADTTERKVSICARAYDLLTQRAGFAPTDIVFDPNVLAVATGISEHNGYAKAFIEALPLIKERCPGARTSGGISNLSFSFRGNDVVREAMHSAFLLHAVRAGLDMGIVNAGQLAVYQDIPADLLELVEDVLFDRRPDATDRLVSFASTVSGSGTRRTVDLGWRETPVAERLSYALVHGIVDFIEADTEEARKQADRPLDVIEGPLMDGMKVVGDLFGSGKMFLPQVVKSARVMKRSVAYLEPYMEAEKEQARAEGRLESNRGQGKVVLATVKGDVHDIGKNIVGVVLGCNNYDVVDLGVMVPAAKILDTAIAEGADAIGLSGLITPSLDEMVAVATEMRRRGMSLPLLIGGATTSRQHTAVRIAPAYDGSTVHVLDASRVVGVVSDLLNPERAAELDVRNRAEQQRLREQHEGRDRVPLLTLDQARENREEVDHAEPPVPAFTGVRVVRPELTALREMIDWQFLFLAWELKGKFPAILDQPVARELYDDANTMLDQIIADGSLRAVGSYAFWPAHAEGDDIVLTGEADTRFPMLRQQTAKPAGRPNRCLADYVAPAGDHLGGFAVAIHGAEELAAGFEARHDDYRAIMVKALADRLAEAFAEYLHLQARRDWYEPDADPAIEDLHAERFRGIRPALGYPASPDHSLKRRLFELLDAEALGMGLTESYAMTPAASVSGLLFAHPSSRYFTVGRLGRDQVEDYAARRGLPVAEIERWLRPNLGYDPEQ; from the coding sequence ATGGGTACGGCTTCGAGCGGCACCGAGACGCGGGCGGCCCGCACCCGGGCGCTACGCGAGCTGCTCGCCGAGCGGATCGTGGTGCTGGACGGTGCCTGGGGCACGATGCTCCAGGGTGCCCAGCTCACTCCGGCCGACTACCGGGGCGACCTGCTGGCCGACCACCCGCAGGACGTGACCGGCAACCCGGATCTGCTCAACCTGACCCGGCCGGACGTGATCCTCGACGTACACCGGCGTTACCTGGCGGCCGGCGCGGACATCACCTCGACGAACACCTTCACCGCGACGAGCATCGCGCAGGCCGACTACGGCCTCCAGGCGCTGGTCCCGGAGATGAACCTGCGCGGCGCCCAACTCGCCCGGCAGGCCGCCGACGAGGCGGGCGGCCGGTTCGTCGCCGGCTCGGTCGGGCCGCTGAACGTGACCCTCTCGCTCTCGCCCCGGGTGGACGACCCGGCCTTCCGGACCGTCACCTTCGACCGGGTGCGCGAGACGTACGCGGAGCAGATCCGGGCGCTGGCGGAAGGCGGCGTCGACATCCTGCTGATCGAGACGATCTTCGACACGCTGAACGCGAAGGCCGCCATCGCCGCCGCCCGGGAGGTCGCGCCGGATCTGCCGCTCTGGATCTCGGTGACCATCGTCGACCTGAGCGGCCGGACCCTCTCCGGGCAGACCGTCGAGGCGTTCTGGAGTTCGATCGCGCACGCCGAGCCGCTGGTCGTCGGGGTCAACTGCGCGCTCGGCGCCACCGAGGCGCGTCCGCACGTCGCCGACCTGGCCCGGCTCGCCGACACCTACGTCGCCTGCCACCCCAACGCCGGGCTGCCGAACGCGTTCGGCGGCTACGACGAGCAGCCCGAGGAGACCGGCCGGCTGCTCCGCGAGTTCGCCGACGCCGGCATGGTCAACATCGTCGGCGGCTGCTGCGGCACCGGCCCGGAGCACATCGCCCGGATCGCCGAGGCGGTCGCCGGCCGCGCGCCCCGACCGGTACCGGCGGTGCCGGCCGCCACCAGGTTCAGCGGGCTGGAGCCGTTCACCATCGGCCCCGACACCGGTTTCGTGATGATCGGCGAACGGACCAACGTGACGGGCTCGGCGCGGTTCCGCCGGCTGATCGAGGCCGACGACTACCAGGCCGCCGTCGACGTGGCGCTGGAGCAGGTACGCGGCGGCGCCAACATCCTCGACGTGAACATGGACGCCGACCTGCTCGACAGCGAGCGGGCGATGACCACCTTCCTGAACCTGATCGCCACCGAGCCCGAGGTCGCCCGCATCCCAATCATGATCGACAGCTCGCGGTGGAGCGTGCTGGAGGCCGGGCTCAAGTGCGTACAGGGTAAGGGGATCGTCAACTCGATCAGCCTGAAGGAGGGTGAGGAGACCTTCCTGGAGCAGGCCCGGCGGATCCGGGACTACGGCGCCGGTGTGGTGGTGATGGCCTTCGACGAACTCGGCCAGGCGGACACCACCGAACGCAAGGTCTCGATCTGCGCCCGGGCGTACGACCTGCTCACCCAGCGGGCCGGGTTCGCACCCACCGACATCGTCTTCGACCCGAACGTGCTCGCCGTGGCGACCGGGATCAGCGAGCACAACGGGTACGCGAAGGCGTTCATCGAGGCGCTCCCGCTGATCAAGGAGCGCTGCCCGGGGGCGAGGACCAGCGGCGGCATCTCCAACCTGTCGTTCTCGTTCCGGGGCAACGACGTCGTACGCGAGGCGATGCACTCGGCCTTCCTGCTGCACGCCGTACGGGCCGGGCTGGACATGGGGATCGTCAACGCCGGTCAGCTCGCCGTCTATCAGGACATCCCCGCCGACCTGCTGGAACTCGTCGAGGACGTACTCTTCGACAGGCGTCCGGACGCCACCGACCGGCTGGTCAGCTTCGCCTCCACGGTCAGCGGCTCCGGCACCCGACGCACCGTCGACCTCGGCTGGCGGGAGACGCCGGTCGCCGAGCGTCTCTCCTACGCGCTCGTGCACGGGATCGTCGACTTCATCGAGGCCGACACCGAGGAGGCGCGCAAGCAGGCCGACCGCCCGCTCGACGTGATCGAGGGGCCGCTGATGGACGGCATGAAGGTCGTCGGCGACCTCTTCGGCTCCGGCAAGATGTTCCTGCCCCAGGTGGTCAAGAGCGCCCGGGTGATGAAGCGTTCGGTCGCCTACCTGGAGCCGTACATGGAGGCGGAGAAGGAGCAGGCCCGGGCGGAGGGCCGGCTGGAGAGCAACCGGGGCCAGGGCAAGGTGGTGCTGGCGACGGTCAAGGGCGACGTGCACGACATCGGCAAGAACATCGTCGGCGTGGTGCTCGGCTGCAACAACTACGACGTGGTCGACCTCGGCGTGATGGTGCCGGCCGCGAAGATCCTGGACACCGCGATCGCCGAGGGCGCCGACGCGATCGGGCTCTCCGGGCTGATCACCCCGTCCCTGGACGAGATGGTCGCGGTCGCCACCGAGATGCGGCGGCGCGGGATGAGCCTGCCGCTGCTGATCGGCGGGGCCACCACCTCCCGGCAGCACACCGCGGTCCGGATCGCCCCGGCGTACGACGGCAGCACCGTGCACGTGCTCGACGCGTCCCGGGTGGTCGGGGTCGTCTCCGACCTGCTGAACCCGGAGCGGGCCGCCGAACTGGACGTGCGCAACCGGGCCGAGCAGCAGCGGCTGCGCGAGCAGCACGAGGGGCGGGACCGGGTTCCGCTGCTCACCCTCGACCAGGCCCGGGAGAACCGGGAAGAGGTCGACCACGCGGAGCCGCCGGTGCCGGCCTTCACCGGCGTACGCGTCGTGCGGCCCGAGCTGACCGCACTGCGCGAGATGATCGACTGGCAGTTCCTCTTCCTCGCCTGGGAACTGAAGGGGAAGTTCCCGGCGATCCTCGACCAGCCGGTGGCGCGGGAACTCTACGACGACGCCAACACCATGCTCGACCAGATCATCGCGGACGGCTCGCTTCGCGCCGTCGGGTCGTACGCCTTCTGGCCGGCGCACGCCGAGGGTGACGACATCGTGCTGACCGGTGAGGCCGACACCCGTTTCCCGATGCTGCGCCAGCAGACCGCCAAGCCGGCCGGCCGGCCGAACCGCTGCCTCGCCGACTACGTCGCGCCGGCCGGTGACCACCTCGGCGGCTTCGCGGTGGCGATCCACGGTGCGGAGGAGCTGGCCGCCGGCTTCGAGGCGCGACACGACGACTACCGGGCGATCATGGTCAAGGCGCTGGCCGACCGGCTCGCCGAGGCGTTCGCGGAGTACCTGCACCTACAGGCCCGGCGGGACTGGTACGAGCCGGACGCCGACCCGGCGATCGAGGATCTGCACGCCGAACGGTTCCGGGGCATCCGTCCCGCCCTCGGCTACCCGGCCAGCCCCGACCACAGCCTCAAGCGGCGGCTCTTCGAGCTGCTCGACGCCGAGGCGCTCGGGATGGGCCTGACCGAGTCGTACGCGATGACGCCGGCCGCCAGCGTCAGCGGGCTGCTCTTCGCGCACCCGTCGTCGCGGTACTTCACCGTCGGCCGGCTCGGCCGGGACCAGGTCGAGGACTACGCGGCCCGGCGGGGTCTGCCGGTCGCCGAGATCGAGCGCTGGCTCCGCCCCAACCTGGGGTACGACCCCGAACAGTGA
- a CDS encoding VOC family protein — translation MDPRAHLRLARPTRDPAAIERFYVAGLGLEVLYRATGDAPGEHDLVMLGWPGAGWHLEIVSGPHLAAEPAPSTEDLLVLYLSGPLDEALLARLASAGGRRVSQGPYWDRWAVTFADPDGYRLVLCVRSWGAGVTSGTSRVGRATTFL, via the coding sequence ATCGATCCGAGGGCGCATCTCCGGCTGGCCCGACCGACCCGGGATCCCGCCGCGATCGAACGCTTCTATGTCGCCGGGCTCGGCCTGGAGGTGCTCTACCGGGCCACCGGCGACGCTCCGGGGGAGCACGACCTGGTGATGCTGGGCTGGCCCGGGGCGGGGTGGCACCTGGAGATCGTCAGCGGCCCGCACCTCGCCGCCGAGCCGGCGCCGAGCACCGAGGACCTGCTGGTGCTCTATCTCTCCGGACCGCTCGACGAGGCCCTGCTCGCCCGTCTCGCCTCGGCCGGCGGCCGCCGCGTCTCCCAGGGCCCGTACTGGGACCGCTGGGCCGTCACCTTCGCCGACCCCGACGGCTACCGCCTCGTACTCTGCGTCCGCTCCTGGGGGGCGGGGGTCACCTCCGGGACGTCTCGGGTCGGGCGGGCCACCACCTTCCTCTGA
- a CDS encoding RNA polymerase sigma factor, whose protein sequence is MPEKDVEDLLRHLAPQVLGALVRRYGHFDTAEDAVQEALLAAATRWPAEGLPENPRAWLITVASRRLTDLLRAEQARRRREDAVARWALPDQWLAPAADRAPPDSDDTLVLLFLCCHPALSPASQIALTLRAVGGLGSTEIARAFLVPEATMTRRISRAKQRIRESGVPFRMPPPAERAGRLAAVLHVLYLIFNEGYASTTGPALYRTELCAEAIRLARMLHRLLPDDAEVTGLLALMLLTDARRPARTGPDGALVPMAEQDRSRWDAGQIAEGVALVSAALPRGPTGQYQVQAAIAALHDEAPSAEATDWPQIVALYEVLLRIAANPVVALNHAVAVAMASGPRAGLHLLERLATDDRIADDHRLHAVRAHLLELAGDRPAARVAYATAARRATALPQQRYLNARAARLITTTEP, encoded by the coding sequence GTGCCGGAGAAGGACGTCGAGGACCTGCTGCGTCACCTGGCGCCGCAGGTCCTCGGCGCGCTCGTCCGCCGGTACGGGCACTTCGACACCGCCGAGGACGCGGTGCAGGAGGCCCTGCTCGCCGCCGCCACCCGGTGGCCGGCCGAGGGGCTTCCGGAGAACCCCCGGGCCTGGCTGATCACCGTCGCCTCCCGTCGGCTCACCGACCTGCTCCGGGCCGAGCAGGCGCGGCGGCGCCGGGAGGACGCCGTCGCCCGCTGGGCGCTGCCCGACCAGTGGCTGGCGCCGGCCGCCGACCGGGCGCCGCCGGACTCCGACGACACGCTGGTACTCCTCTTCCTCTGCTGCCATCCGGCGCTCTCGCCGGCCTCGCAGATCGCGCTGACCCTGCGGGCGGTCGGCGGCCTCGGCAGTACGGAGATCGCCCGGGCCTTCCTGGTGCCGGAGGCCACCATGACCCGGCGGATCAGCCGGGCCAAGCAGCGGATCAGGGAGAGCGGCGTCCCGTTCCGGATGCCGCCGCCCGCCGAGCGCGCCGGGCGGCTCGCCGCGGTACTGCACGTGCTCTACCTGATCTTCAACGAGGGGTACGCCAGCACCACCGGCCCGGCCCTCTACCGCACGGAACTCTGCGCCGAGGCGATCCGGCTGGCCCGGATGCTGCACCGGCTGCTGCCGGACGACGCCGAGGTGACCGGACTGCTGGCGCTGATGCTGCTCACCGACGCCCGCCGCCCGGCGCGTACCGGGCCGGACGGCGCGCTGGTCCCGATGGCCGAGCAGGACCGGAGCCGCTGGGACGCCGGGCAGATCGCCGAGGGGGTGGCCCTGGTCAGCGCGGCCCTGCCGAGGGGACCGACCGGGCAATATCAGGTGCAGGCGGCGATCGCGGCCCTGCACGACGAGGCGCCGAGCGCCGAGGCGACCGACTGGCCGCAGATCGTCGCGCTCTACGAGGTGCTGCTGCGGATCGCCGCCAATCCGGTGGTGGCGCTCAACCACGCGGTGGCGGTGGCGATGGCGTCCGGCCCGCGCGCCGGACTGCACCTGCTGGAGCGGCTCGCCACCGACGACCGGATCGCCGACGACCACCGCCTGCACGCGGTCCGGGCACACCTGCTGGAGTTGGCCGGAGACCGTCCCGCGGCCCGGGTGGCGTACGCCACCGCCGCCCGCCGCGCCACCGCCCTGCCCCAGCAGCGCTACCTGAACGCCCGCGCCGCCCGCCTGATCACCACCACCGAGCCGTGA
- a CDS encoding YciI family protein — protein sequence MIMMSGSQRDYDAMAGKGGDDSPAWSPEEMAALHEFMAAWNDDLVESGEFVDARGLTAPVHARRIQLSDGVPVVTDGPYPETQEVLAGYTIVECDSFDRATEIAAKLARTPHPENATLTTDWYVDIRPIAEGIEDL from the coding sequence ATGATCATGATGAGCGGGTCCCAGCGCGACTACGACGCGATGGCCGGCAAGGGCGGCGACGACTCGCCGGCCTGGTCGCCGGAGGAGATGGCGGCGCTGCACGAGTTCATGGCGGCCTGGAACGACGACCTGGTGGAGTCGGGCGAGTTCGTCGACGCCCGGGGGCTGACCGCGCCGGTGCACGCCCGACGGATCCAGCTCTCCGACGGCGTGCCGGTGGTGACCGACGGACCGTACCCGGAGACCCAGGAGGTGCTGGCCGGCTACACGATCGTGGAGTGCGACAGCTTCGACCGGGCGACCGAGATCGCGGCGAAGCTGGCCCGGACCCCGCATCCGGAGAACGCGACCCTGACCACCGACTGGTACGTCGACATCCGGCCGATCGCCGAGGGCATCGAGGACCTGTAG
- a CDS encoding VOC family protein, giving the protein MITNISIASVFVKDIDASKAFYLDVLGFEEHTDITLADGSYRWCTVKHPKQPELQVHLTLPGPPYSPEMVSAINREMDSGGMFGLGLHVDDCRRTYDELRARGVEFIHTPEERPYGVEAVARDNSGNWMVLVEPREYSAAEFD; this is encoded by the coding sequence ATGATCACTAACATCTCGATCGCCAGCGTGTTCGTGAAGGATATCGACGCGTCGAAGGCGTTCTACCTCGACGTGCTCGGCTTCGAGGAGCACACCGACATCACCCTCGCGGACGGCTCCTACCGCTGGTGCACCGTCAAACACCCCAAGCAGCCTGAGCTACAGGTGCACCTGACCCTGCCGGGTCCGCCGTACTCGCCGGAGATGGTGAGCGCGATCAACCGGGAGATGGACTCCGGTGGGATGTTCGGGCTCGGCCTGCACGTGGACGACTGCCGCAGGACGTACGACGAGCTTCGGGCCAGGGGTGTCGAGTTCATCCACACCCCGGAGGAGCGCCCGTACGGCGTCGAGGCGGTCGCTCGGGACAACTCGGGCAACTGGATGGTACTGGTCGAGCCTCGGGAGTACTCCGCCGCCGAGTTCGACTGA
- a CDS encoding helix-turn-helix domain-containing protein, whose product MSVPPRRAPGDLLVHLRRARDYADLHYAEPLDLGTLAAVAGISKYHFQRLFTATYGVSPAVHLSRRRVERAQDLLRATNLTVTEVCHAVGFTSLGSFSSRFRELVGETPSEFQRRWAASGAPRIPGCFVFMWGLAERRGSATGEKPGSADPS is encoded by the coding sequence GTGAGCGTGCCGCCGCGCCGGGCCCCCGGAGACCTGCTGGTGCATCTGCGCCGGGCGCGCGACTACGCGGACCTGCACTACGCCGAGCCGCTGGACCTCGGCACCCTCGCGGCGGTGGCCGGGATCAGCAAATACCACTTCCAGCGCCTCTTCACGGCGACGTACGGGGTCTCCCCGGCGGTGCACCTGAGCCGACGGCGGGTGGAGCGGGCCCAGGATCTGCTCCGGGCCACCAACCTCACCGTCACCGAGGTCTGCCACGCGGTCGGGTTCACCAGCCTGGGCTCGTTCAGCAGCCGGTTCCGGGAGCTGGTCGGCGAGACGCCGAGCGAGTTCCAGCGCCGCTGGGCCGCGAGCGGTGCTCCCCGGATCCCCGGCTGCTTCGTGTTCATGTGGGGACTCGCCGAGCGGCGCGGCTCCGCAACCGGGGAGAAGCCGGGGTCCGCCGACCCCTCCTAG
- a CDS encoding SRPBCC family protein — protein MSPADSAAKARPTGGRAARSTESAESTASKDSTGSTGSTPSAGLTEALRGLAGAAGERVVTAATGRIGGTTERLVRYAERSGPTGAAAKAGAGRLAEGASPVKAGLAAGVAAVKERVRTALSRGGGGAKEKLKVTNIVESIEVGVPRRVAYDQWTRFEDFPRFMKKVEHVERTSPEELTWKAQIFWSHRSWRSTTVEQVPDERIVWRSTGDKGSVDGTVTFHEVTPDLTRILLVLEYHPQGLFERTGNLWRAQGRRVRLELKHFVRHVMTETILHQDEVEGWRGEIRDGQVVRDGDPAEPSNDDDAPRRRGATRPSRADGRPGADSPSGADSPSRADSPSGAANPSGADSPSRADSPSGADSRGAASNRSRTSREGRASGRGEGERTGRGTGAGGSSGGRSTERAGGEAEQAGRSSRGGRGR, from the coding sequence ATGAGCCCGGCTGACAGTGCGGCGAAGGCTCGTCCCACCGGCGGCCGGGCGGCCCGCTCGACCGAATCGGCTGAGTCGACGGCCTCGAAGGACTCGACGGGATCGACGGGATCGACGCCCTCGGCAGGACTGACCGAGGCGCTCCGGGGTCTGGCCGGCGCCGCTGGTGAACGCGTCGTCACGGCCGCGACCGGTCGGATCGGTGGTACCACCGAGCGGCTCGTCCGGTACGCCGAGCGCAGTGGGCCGACCGGGGCGGCCGCGAAGGCCGGCGCCGGACGGCTGGCCGAAGGTGCCTCCCCGGTGAAGGCGGGACTGGCCGCCGGAGTGGCCGCCGTCAAGGAGCGGGTACGGACCGCGCTGAGCCGGGGCGGCGGCGGGGCGAAGGAGAAGCTCAAGGTGACCAACATCGTCGAGTCGATCGAGGTCGGCGTGCCCCGGCGGGTGGCGTACGACCAGTGGACCCGGTTCGAGGACTTTCCCCGGTTCATGAAGAAGGTCGAGCATGTCGAACGGACCTCGCCCGAGGAGCTGACCTGGAAGGCGCAGATCTTCTGGTCGCACCGCAGTTGGCGCTCCACCACCGTCGAGCAGGTCCCGGACGAGCGGATCGTGTGGCGGTCCACCGGCGACAAGGGCTCGGTCGACGGGACGGTGACCTTCCACGAGGTCACCCCCGACCTGACCCGGATCCTGCTGGTGCTCGAGTACCACCCGCAGGGGCTCTTCGAGCGGACCGGCAATCTCTGGCGGGCCCAGGGCCGTCGGGTACGCCTCGAACTCAAGCACTTCGTCCGGCACGTGATGACCGAGACGATCCTGCATCAGGACGAGGTGGAGGGCTGGCGCGGCGAGATCCGCGACGGGCAGGTCGTCCGCGACGGCGACCCGGCCGAACCGTCGAACGACGACGACGCCCCGCGCCGCCGTGGCGCGACGCGGCCATCCCGAGCCGACGGCCGGCCCGGAGCCGACAGCCCGTCCGGAGCCGACAGCCCGTCCAGAGCCGACAGCCCGTCCGGAGCCGCCAACCCGTCCGGAGCCGACAGCCCGTCCAGAGCCGACAGCCCGTCCGGAGCCGACAGCCGGGGTGCAGCCAGCAACCGATCCCGGACCAGCCGCGAGGGCCGAGCGAGCGGCCGGGGTGAGGGCGAGCGCACCGGGCGTGGTACCGGCGCCGGAGGCAGCAGTGGTGGCCGCAGCACGGAGCGGGCCGGGGGCGAGGCCGAACAGGCCGGCCGGAGCAGCCGTGGAGGACGAGGGCGATGA
- a CDS encoding GvpL/GvpF family gas vesicle protein has product MTASSIVDIGAGTGQFLYGVVPADVEVTPQARGLGDPLGPVTTIRQGDVAALVSETPLDVRLGRPEDLVAYRDLLDGVAVTAEVPVLPVRFGTVLPSAAAVTELLGLRHDEYRAALAELDGRVEYVVRARYVERTLLAGVLADEPEAADLRDRLRGRPADADVDLRIRLGEIVARAVEARRAADTERLAEALTPYCLAEAPLPPQHEQDAARVAFLLERRRGADFTDAVRDLAEAWRDWATVRTIGPTAPWDFVPSGPGR; this is encoded by the coding sequence ATGACAGCTTCGTCCATCGTGGACATCGGCGCCGGGACCGGACAGTTCCTCTACGGGGTGGTGCCGGCGGACGTCGAGGTGACCCCGCAGGCACGGGGCCTCGGCGACCCGCTCGGGCCGGTCACCACGATCCGGCAGGGCGACGTCGCGGCCCTGGTCAGCGAGACGCCCCTGGACGTACGACTGGGACGTCCCGAGGACCTGGTGGCCTACCGCGACCTACTGGACGGCGTCGCGGTGACCGCCGAGGTACCGGTACTGCCGGTGCGGTTCGGCACGGTGCTGCCGAGCGCGGCGGCGGTCACCGAGCTGTTGGGGCTGCGCCACGACGAGTACCGGGCAGCGCTGGCCGAACTGGACGGCCGGGTCGAGTACGTCGTCCGGGCCCGGTACGTCGAGCGGACGCTGCTGGCCGGCGTACTGGCCGACGAGCCGGAGGCCGCCGACCTGCGCGACCGGCTGCGTGGCCGGCCGGCGGACGCCGATGTCGACCTGCGGATCCGGCTCGGTGAGATCGTCGCCCGGGCGGTGGAGGCACGCCGGGCGGCGGACACCGAGCGGCTGGCCGAGGCGCTCACCCCGTACTGCCTGGCCGAGGCGCCGCTGCCGCCGCAGCACGAGCAGGACGCCGCCCGGGTCGCGTTCCTGCTGGAGCGACGACGCGGCGCGGACTTCACGGACGCGGTGCGGGACCTCGCCGAGGCGTGGCGGGACTGGGCCACGGTCCGAACGATCGGCCCGACCGCGCCCTGGGACTTCGTCCCCTCCGGCCCGGGGCGGTGA
- a CDS encoding gas vesicle protein GvpG — translation MFGILLALPLGPVRGLTGLARLLRDQAERELYDPVNVQRELTALADAAAAGEISEPELAQAQQRILDRLIARSDPPDITPEGR, via the coding sequence GTGTTCGGCATCCTGCTCGCCCTGCCGCTCGGCCCGGTACGCGGGCTGACCGGGCTCGCCCGGCTGCTGCGCGACCAGGCCGAACGCGAACTCTACGACCCGGTCAACGTGCAGCGGGAACTGACCGCGCTGGCCGATGCGGCGGCGGCCGGCGAGATCTCCGAACCGGAACTCGCGCAGGCGCAGCAGCGGATCCTCGATCGCCTGATCGCCCGCTCCGACCCGCCGGACATCACACCTGAAGGGAGATGA
- the gvpO gene encoding gas vesicle protein GvpO, translated as MAERIQRAGRYREHDNHPAEDDNYVEDDNYVEDDSYTEDDNYDERDGYDEDDYEEDDDHDSDEDDDHDEDDGRDEDHDSDDHDEQADEYPDDGPADRAGNRRRAARRRAGPARPISAQVAAQNGARQIAGLTGKRVTGVTSLDRTERGWLVGVEVVEDARVPSSADILAVYRTELDASGELTGYRRTRRYPRGRGDSGSGTG; from the coding sequence ATGGCGGAGCGCATCCAGCGCGCCGGCCGCTACCGGGAGCACGACAACCACCCGGCCGAAGACGACAACTACGTCGAGGACGACAACTACGTCGAGGACGACAGCTACACCGAAGACGACAACTACGACGAGCGCGACGGCTACGACGAGGACGACTACGAGGAGGACGACGACCACGACTCCGACGAGGACGACGACCACGACGAGGACGACGGTCGCGACGAGGACCACGACAGCGACGACCACGACGAGCAGGCCGACGAGTACCCCGATGACGGCCCGGCCGACCGGGCCGGGAACCGGCGGCGGGCGGCTCGGCGGCGTGCCGGTCCGGCCCGGCCGATCTCCGCGCAGGTCGCGGCCCAGAACGGGGCCCGACAGATCGCCGGCCTGACCGGCAAGCGGGTCACCGGGGTCACCTCGCTGGACCGCACCGAGCGGGGCTGGCTGGTCGGTGTCGAGGTCGTCGAGGACGCCCGGGTGCCCTCCTCGGCGGACATCCTCGCGGTCTACCGGACCGAACTGGATGCCAGCGGGGAGTTGACCGGCTACCGCCGGACCCGGCGGTATCCGCGTGGCCGGGGCGACAGCGGATCCGGGACGGGGTGA
- a CDS encoding gas vesicle protein has protein sequence MPQPAYGHGQVRPASGDTGNLADILERVLDRGVVIAGDIRVNLLDIELLTIKLRLVVASVDTAREMGIDWWEHDPFLGGRSRPSVESGADTRSPDRALPDRSARRTEEER, from the coding sequence ATGCCACAACCGGCCTACGGCCACGGTCAGGTCCGTCCGGCCAGCGGCGACACCGGCAACCTGGCGGACATCCTGGAGCGGGTACTCGATCGCGGCGTGGTGATCGCCGGCGACATCCGGGTGAACCTGCTCGACATCGAACTGCTCACCATCAAGCTGCGCCTGGTGGTCGCCTCCGTCGACACCGCACGGGAGATGGGGATCGACTGGTGGGAGCACGATCCGTTCCTCGGCGGCCGTTCCCGCCCGTCCGTCGAGTCGGGTGCCGACACGCGGTCACCCGATCGGGCGCTGCCCGACCGGAGTGCACGGCGGACGGAGGAGGAACGATGA